From a region of the Xanthomonas rydalmerensis genome:
- the dcd gene encoding dCTP deaminase, whose translation MSIKSDRWIRRMSEQHGMIAPYEPGQVKQVDGQRIVSYGTSSYGYDVRCSREFKVFTNINSTIVDPKHFDPKSFVDIEADECIIPPNSFALARTVEFFRIPRDTLVVCLGKSTYARCGIIVNVTPLEPEWEGHVTLEFSNTTPLPARIYANEGVAQMLFFQSDADDVCETSYKDRGGKYQGQTGVTLPKT comes from the coding sequence ATGAGCATCAAGAGCGACCGCTGGATTCGCCGCATGTCCGAACAGCACGGCATGATCGCGCCCTACGAACCGGGCCAGGTCAAGCAGGTCGACGGCCAGCGCATCGTCAGCTACGGCACCTCCAGCTACGGCTACGACGTGCGCTGCTCGCGCGAGTTCAAGGTGTTCACCAACATCAACTCGACCATCGTCGACCCCAAGCACTTCGACCCCAAGAGCTTCGTCGACATCGAGGCCGACGAGTGCATCATTCCGCCCAACAGCTTCGCGCTGGCGCGCACGGTGGAATTCTTCCGCATCCCGCGCGACACCCTGGTGGTGTGCCTGGGCAAGAGCACCTATGCGCGCTGCGGCATCATCGTCAACGTCACCCCGCTGGAACCGGAGTGGGAGGGGCACGTGACCCTGGAATTCAGCAACACCACGCCGCTGCCGGCGCGCATCTACGCCAACGAAGGCGTGGCGCAGATGTTGTTCTTCCAGTCCGATGCCGACGACGTCTGCGAGACCAGCTACAAGGATCGCGGCGGCAAGTACCAGGGCCAGACCGGCGTGACGCTGCCCAAGACCTGA
- the apbC gene encoding iron-sulfur cluster carrier protein ApbC, translating into MTERPRLPAHAVQPKLAPHPRIRNVIAVGSGKGGVGKSTTAVNLALALQRQGARVGVLDADVYGPSVPAMLGLSGRPDSPDDKSIEPMRAFGIEAMSIGLLVDQDTPMIWRGPMATSALTQLFADTLWDDLDYLLIDLPPGTGDIQLTLAQKIPVAGAVIVTTPQDIATLDAKKALKMFEKVEVPVLGIVENMAVHTCSHCGHVEHLFGEGGGQRMAQQYGVPLLGSLPLAIAIREQGDAGTPLVAAAPESAAAQAYLATAQRLTEELRKRPRAAIPISAALR; encoded by the coding sequence ATGACCGAACGCCCGCGTCTCCCTGCCCATGCCGTCCAGCCCAAGCTCGCCCCGCATCCCCGCATCCGCAACGTCATCGCCGTCGGTTCCGGCAAGGGCGGGGTAGGCAAGTCCACCACCGCGGTGAACCTGGCGCTGGCCCTGCAGCGCCAGGGCGCACGCGTCGGCGTGCTGGATGCCGACGTCTACGGCCCCAGCGTGCCGGCCATGCTCGGCCTGAGCGGGCGCCCGGACAGCCCGGACGACAAGAGCATCGAGCCGATGCGCGCTTTCGGCATCGAGGCGATGTCGATCGGGCTGCTGGTGGACCAGGACACGCCGATGATCTGGCGCGGGCCGATGGCGACCTCGGCGCTGACCCAACTGTTCGCCGACACCCTGTGGGACGACCTGGACTACCTGCTGATCGACCTGCCGCCCGGCACCGGCGACATCCAGCTGACCCTGGCGCAGAAGATCCCGGTGGCCGGCGCGGTGATCGTCACCACCCCGCAGGACATCGCCACGCTGGATGCGAAGAAGGCGTTGAAGATGTTCGAGAAGGTCGAGGTGCCAGTGCTGGGCATCGTCGAGAACATGGCGGTGCACACCTGCAGCCACTGCGGCCATGTCGAGCATCTGTTCGGCGAGGGCGGCGGCCAGCGCATGGCGCAGCAGTACGGCGTGCCGTTGCTGGGTTCGCTGCCGCTGGCGATCGCGATCCGCGAGCAGGGCGACGCCGGCACTCCGCTGGTGGCCGCGGCGCCTGAGTCGGCTGCGGCGCAGGCCTATCTGGCCACCGCGCAGCGCCTGACCGAGGAACTGCGCAAGCGCCCCCGCGCCGCCATCCCGATCTCCGCGGCATTGCGCTGA
- a CDS encoding TonB-dependent receptor plug domain-containing protein codes for MLVPAAFAAFAQDATTDDKTDKATNLDKITVTGSLIPQTEIEVATPVTTISAQEIKARGFSTVADVLQKSSFATGGVQGGQSSGTFTQGAKTVSLFGLPPGYVKYLIDGRPMSNYPALYNGSDTFNNISGIPIDLVDRIEILPGGQSSLYGSDAIAGVINVILKKKMDGAVFSIRGGGFSEGGGSNFRTTFADGWTSADGRTSILGGVQYEEKDPIWAYQRDQTKQFNTQGTTPQLASRDFLVYSPFTSYKFLDPARCGNVSGLFGGTEGLQQRPGFGDTYYCGSKFTPGYRTLDSGTKSLQAYIHGTHDLNDNVQLYGDVLYSHEEVKYNSGSNYIWWGTAADFGYYYDPKVGDLLNLQRSFAPEEMGINGIKDTMSRDKSDSVRVTFGAQGQLGQSNWDYDAGVTYTQYKLEERQLVRYKNAIDQFFVNRVLGPQLGLDPLYGAYPVYSPNYAAFYSPISQADFASFTGQATNKSKTSDGMFRVQATNTKLFSLPGGDAGLAVVGEYGKQKWDYAPDPVILNGEVWGLTSVAGGGQRDRYALTSELRMPVFDPLTITLSGRYDAYKASGRTIDKPTYGISLEYRPFETLLLRGKYGTAFRAPTLSDLYQGQSGYYNSVVDYYQCAQRGYLPGNTDNCPQAYSSRQFRGTQSGSLDLKPINADVWSAGFVWSPVDRMALTVDYLNWDINDEVTQQSADGLSLQDYRCRAGIDDANSALCEQTASQVTRNAAGQITNIYTPKINVSNQKLEAVTASFRYGYDLGRWGDLSTIASYSENLRHKSVRYKGDTPVDLLNDPYWSTDPKRKADASLTWDIGKFSTTWYANWFDKTPNYAPTVSIKGYGADGAGKLPSHITHNASVTYKAFEGMELSLMVTNVFNKMPPLDPTYLGSAQWAYNNYNFDVYGRAYYLEMRYSFGK; via the coding sequence ATGCTTGTTCCGGCCGCGTTCGCCGCCTTCGCGCAGGACGCCACGACCGATGACAAGACCGACAAGGCGACGAATCTCGACAAGATCACCGTCACCGGCTCGCTGATTCCGCAGACCGAGATCGAGGTCGCCACTCCGGTCACCACGATCAGCGCTCAAGAGATCAAGGCGCGCGGCTTCAGCACCGTCGCCGACGTGCTGCAGAAGAGCTCGTTCGCCACCGGCGGCGTGCAGGGCGGGCAGAGCTCGGGCACCTTCACCCAGGGCGCGAAGACGGTGAGCCTGTTCGGCCTGCCGCCGGGCTACGTGAAGTACCTGATCGACGGCCGTCCGATGTCGAACTATCCGGCGCTGTACAACGGTAGCGACACGTTCAACAACATCAGCGGCATTCCGATCGACCTGGTCGACCGCATCGAAATCCTGCCGGGCGGCCAGTCGTCGCTGTACGGCTCCGACGCGATCGCCGGCGTGATCAACGTCATCCTCAAGAAGAAGATGGACGGCGCGGTGTTCAGCATCCGCGGCGGCGGCTTCTCCGAGGGCGGCGGCAGCAACTTCCGCACCACCTTCGCCGACGGCTGGACCTCGGCCGATGGGCGCACCAGCATCCTGGGCGGCGTGCAGTACGAAGAGAAGGATCCGATCTGGGCCTACCAGCGCGACCAGACCAAGCAGTTCAATACCCAGGGCACCACCCCCCAGCTGGCGAGCCGCGATTTCCTGGTCTACAGCCCGTTCACCAGCTACAAGTTCTTGGATCCAGCCAGGTGCGGCAATGTGTCCGGCCTGTTCGGCGGTACCGAGGGGTTGCAGCAGCGTCCAGGCTTCGGCGACACCTACTACTGCGGTTCCAAGTTCACGCCGGGCTACCGCACCCTGGACAGCGGCACCAAGTCGCTGCAGGCCTATATCCATGGTACCCATGACCTGAACGACAACGTCCAGTTGTATGGCGATGTGCTCTACAGCCACGAAGAGGTCAAGTACAACTCCGGCTCCAACTACATCTGGTGGGGCACCGCCGCTGATTTCGGCTACTACTACGATCCGAAGGTGGGCGACCTACTGAACCTGCAGCGCTCGTTCGCCCCGGAAGAAATGGGCATCAACGGCATCAAGGACACGATGAGCCGCGACAAGAGCGACTCGGTGCGCGTGACCTTTGGCGCCCAGGGCCAGCTCGGCCAGTCGAACTGGGACTACGATGCCGGCGTCACCTACACCCAGTACAAGTTGGAGGAGCGCCAGCTGGTCCGCTACAAGAACGCGATCGACCAGTTCTTCGTGAACCGTGTGCTGGGTCCGCAGCTCGGCCTGGATCCGCTGTACGGCGCCTACCCGGTGTATTCGCCGAACTATGCGGCGTTCTACTCGCCGATCAGTCAGGCGGACTTCGCCAGCTTCACCGGCCAGGCCACCAACAAGAGCAAGACCTCCGACGGCATGTTCCGCGTGCAGGCCACTAATACCAAGCTGTTCAGCCTGCCCGGCGGCGACGCCGGCCTGGCCGTGGTCGGCGAATACGGCAAGCAGAAGTGGGACTACGCGCCGGATCCGGTGATCCTCAATGGCGAAGTCTGGGGCCTGACCTCGGTGGCCGGCGGCGGCCAGCGCGACCGCTACGCGCTGACCTCGGAACTGCGCATGCCGGTGTTCGATCCCCTGACCATCACCCTGTCCGGGCGCTACGACGCGTACAAGGCCAGCGGTCGCACCATCGACAAGCCGACTTACGGCATTTCGCTGGAATACCGTCCGTTCGAGACCCTGCTGCTGCGCGGCAAGTACGGCACCGCGTTCCGCGCACCGACCCTGTCCGATCTGTACCAGGGCCAGAGCGGCTACTACAACAGCGTCGTCGACTACTACCAGTGCGCGCAGCGCGGCTACCTGCCGGGCAATACCGACAACTGCCCGCAGGCGTACTCCAGCCGTCAGTTCCGCGGTACGCAGTCCGGCAGCCTGGACCTGAAGCCGATCAATGCGGATGTGTGGAGCGCCGGCTTCGTGTGGTCGCCGGTGGACCGCATGGCGCTGACCGTCGACTACCTCAACTGGGACATCAATGATGAAGTGACCCAGCAGAGCGCCGATGGCTTGAGCCTGCAAGACTACCGCTGCCGCGCCGGCATCGACGATGCCAATTCTGCACTGTGTGAGCAGACAGCGTCGCAGGTGACACGCAATGCGGCCGGCCAGATCACCAACATCTACACGCCAAAGATCAACGTCTCCAACCAGAAGCTGGAGGCGGTCACCGCCTCGTTCCGCTACGGCTACGACCTGGGCCGTTGGGGCGATCTCAGCACCATCGCCAGCTACAGCGAGAACCTGCGCCATAAGTCCGTGCGCTACAAGGGCGACACGCCGGTGGATCTGCTGAACGATCCGTACTGGAGCACCGATCCGAAGCGCAAGGCCGACGCCTCGCTGACCTGGGACATCGGCAAGTTCTCGACCACCTGGTACGCGAACTGGTTCGACAAGACTCCAAACTATGCCCCGACGGTCAGCATCAAGGGGTACGGCGCCGATGGCGCAGGCAAGCTGCCTTCGCACATCACCCATAACGCCAGTGTCACCTACAAGGCGTTCGAGGGCATGGAGCTGTCGCTGATGGTGACCAACGTGTTCAACAAGATGCCCCCGCTCGACCCGACCTACCTGGGCAGCGCGCAGTGGGCGTACAACAACTACAACTTCGACGTGTACGGCCGTGCCTACTACCTGGAAATGCGTTACTCGTTCGGCAAGTAA
- a CDS encoding cupin domain-containing protein, whose amino-acid sequence MPRRDFDPATFAADGRPATQARLFDADTPPPWHGVVAGAALGGAVTVLTYGTDAIGDGPPRHVHPYDETFVVLVGRARFFVGDSTLEAAAGEVVFGPAGVPHRFENLGPGRLQTMDIHHSPTWIQTDLD is encoded by the coding sequence ATGCCACGTCGCGACTTCGATCCCGCCACCTTCGCCGCGGATGGGCGGCCGGCCACGCAGGCACGGCTGTTCGACGCGGACACGCCGCCGCCGTGGCACGGCGTCGTCGCCGGCGCCGCGTTGGGCGGCGCGGTCACCGTGCTGACCTACGGCACGGATGCGATCGGCGATGGCCCGCCGCGCCATGTCCATCCGTACGACGAGACCTTCGTGGTCCTGGTCGGACGTGCGCGTTTCTTCGTCGGCGACAGCACGCTCGAGGCCGCGGCTGGAGAGGTGGTCTTCGGCCCCGCCGGCGTGCCGCACCGATTCGAGAACCTGGGTCCCGGCCGCCTGCAGACGATGGACATCCATCATTCGCCGACCTGGATTCAGACCGATCTGGACTAG
- a CDS encoding tetratricopeptide repeat-containing sulfotransferase family protein: MSEQVQLYNQAIAALNRSDWPHALRIAQHLLQALPQHPGVHFVAGVAALELQQMQVAAMHLHQAATLNPERADYAAQLARVLAMGRFLQDAHRFADHAMALQPTDAHTLDTLGVVYSQVNEHAASLQAFARAVQAAPQQASFRYNLGTSLLFSGRLQEAEAEYRACLALEPRYWKVYLSLSQLRKWTPEENNLALLEAALASAGDDPDAVLYLNLALAKEHEDLGDYRAAFRGYVQGKSVHKRARGYTSERDARLFEALHRSFRADDAPVAGFESEEPIFVIGMPRSGTTLVDRILSSHPQVHSAGELQNFSVVLKRLTGTPSPEILDEATLSQVQGLDWRALGRGYVESTRPGTALKPRFVDKLPHNFLYAGHIARALPKAKIVCLRRDPMDTCLSNFRQLFALSSPYYDYSFDLMDVGRYFLMFDRLMAHWNEMLPQRILQVDYEDLVTAQEPTTRRLLDFCGLPWDEACLHFEQNQAPVATASVVQVRTSMTRSYMGRWQRYGEDLQELKALLAAFYP, translated from the coding sequence ATGAGCGAACAGGTTCAGCTCTACAACCAGGCCATCGCGGCGCTCAACCGCAGCGACTGGCCGCACGCGCTGCGGATCGCGCAGCATCTGCTGCAGGCCTTGCCGCAGCATCCGGGCGTGCATTTCGTCGCCGGCGTGGCGGCGCTGGAACTGCAGCAGATGCAGGTCGCGGCCATGCACCTGCACCAGGCGGCGACCCTGAATCCCGAGCGCGCCGACTACGCGGCGCAACTGGCGCGGGTGCTGGCGATGGGACGGTTCCTGCAGGATGCGCACCGGTTCGCCGATCACGCGATGGCGCTGCAGCCCACCGATGCGCATACCCTGGACACGCTGGGCGTGGTCTACAGCCAGGTCAACGAACATGCCGCGTCGCTGCAGGCGTTCGCGCGTGCGGTGCAGGCCGCGCCGCAGCAGGCCAGCTTCCGCTACAACCTGGGAACCTCGCTGCTGTTCTCCGGCAGGCTGCAGGAGGCCGAGGCCGAGTACCGCGCCTGTCTGGCGCTGGAGCCGCGCTACTGGAAGGTGTATCTGTCGCTGTCGCAACTGCGCAAGTGGACGCCGGAGGAGAACAACCTGGCGCTGCTCGAGGCCGCACTGGCGTCGGCCGGCGACGATCCCGACGCGGTGCTGTACCTGAACCTGGCGCTGGCCAAGGAGCACGAGGACCTCGGCGATTACCGCGCGGCCTTTCGCGGCTATGTGCAGGGCAAGTCGGTGCACAAGCGGGCGCGCGGCTACACCTCCGAACGCGATGCGCGCCTGTTCGAGGCCCTGCATCGGAGCTTCCGCGCCGACGACGCGCCGGTGGCGGGTTTCGAGAGCGAGGAACCGATCTTCGTGATCGGCATGCCGCGCAGCGGCACCACGCTGGTGGACCGGATCCTGTCCAGCCATCCGCAGGTGCACTCGGCGGGCGAGCTGCAGAACTTTTCGGTGGTGCTCAAGCGCCTGACCGGCACGCCGTCGCCGGAGATCCTCGACGAAGCCACGCTGAGCCAGGTGCAGGGACTGGACTGGCGTGCGCTCGGCCGCGGCTATGTCGAATCCACGCGCCCGGGCACCGCACTGAAGCCGCGCTTCGTGGACAAGCTGCCGCACAACTTCCTCTATGCCGGCCACATCGCGCGCGCCTTGCCGAAGGCGAAGATCGTGTGCCTGCGGCGCGATCCGATGGACACCTGCCTGAGCAACTTCCGCCAGCTGTTCGCGCTGTCGTCGCCGTACTACGACTATTCCTTCGACCTGATGGACGTCGGCCGCTACTTCCTGATGTTCGACCGGCTGATGGCGCACTGGAACGAGATGCTGCCGCAGCGCATCCTGCAGGTCGACTACGAGGACCTGGTGACCGCGCAGGAGCCGACCACTCGGCGGCTGCTGGACTTCTGCGGCCTGCCCTGGGACGAGGCCTGCCTGCACTTCGAGCAGAACCAGGCGCCGGTGGCCACCGCCAGCGTGGTGCAGGTGCGCACGTCGATGACGCGTTCCTACATGGGCCGCTGGCAGCGCTACGGCGAGGATCTGCAGGAACTGAAGGCGTTGTTGGCGGCGTTCTATCCGTAA
- a CDS encoding TonB-dependent receptor plug domain-containing protein: MSAILALPVAPALAQSQNPSQESETEQLTEATGAKAHTLDKVTVTGSRIQRTEVEGPSPVTIISATQIEREGFNTVFDALSTLTQASGSTQNELFQGGFTPNASVINLRGLGPGRTLLLINGRRAADYPLPYNGQSNFANFGNIPAAAVDRIEILAGGASAIYGSDAVAGVVNIILKTNYEGDLVKLRGSTLTRGGGDTGDFQWIGGKTGDRWSLTYAFEYTAGEPLYGYQRDFMDSTLDNPLPPDFVGIQPTGTMRVRRRTGSTTNSYFAPPAGACEQLGDEWVRWNYRSASAAGAITNLGQACGTFKDPAYQTIRNENNDLSGYAYGTFDFDGGMQGWASLQAWSSESKYTSGTQFWSGRTSGALWFDPGFNALVDAQRVFAPQEAGGVDHLMARNKEKSYDFAAGLRGKWGERFDWDLTLSRAEYKVKVDRPRLVASAVNDYFLGQQLGTRVVGGVSYPVYRLNQQRYYSALTPDEFAALSTTVKTDANSHVNQGSFVLSGDLFELPAGALGFAGIVEASQQEYKLNADPRILPDYTGADRPYNLTGTGGGGKRDRYALGVELSIPILSSLKAHLAGRLDKYDDVTAVDDAKTWNAGLEWRPLDNLLFRGSYSTSFRAPDLHYVFADRSGTFSSIFDTRRCLESGRAAAQCPASDTTVNYTAYGVRQGTTALSEETGTSWTAGFVWDVIDGLSVTADYYDIRLKNVVADITSTYILDGEAGCVTGLTRNRNPFTLGAPGSAFCNDMLSRVSRLSAPGTPNDGQITEIRRGPINRAFLGTKGIDASLDYRLDTDRLGDFRFQVGYSHTLEQKSAEFKGDPVLDYRDDLGNFDFRSRIRTTATWQKNDWQAAVFMIRYGSLPNWQESGRIAPYFIWNANVGKKLTDKLTVNFYVNNVFDKTHPKDSGYNTYPYFWRAYSPYGREVAAEFQYRFR; the protein is encoded by the coding sequence GTGTCCGCCATTCTGGCCCTGCCTGTCGCACCGGCGCTGGCGCAAAGCCAGAACCCGAGCCAGGAATCTGAAACGGAACAACTGACCGAGGCCACCGGCGCCAAGGCGCATACGCTGGACAAGGTGACCGTGACCGGCTCGCGCATCCAGCGCACCGAGGTCGAGGGTCCCTCGCCCGTCACCATCATTTCCGCCACCCAGATCGAGCGCGAAGGCTTCAACACCGTCTTCGACGCGCTGAGCACGCTCACCCAGGCGTCCGGCTCCACCCAGAACGAGCTGTTCCAGGGCGGCTTCACCCCCAACGCCAGCGTGATCAACCTGCGCGGGCTCGGCCCCGGCCGCACCCTGCTGCTGATCAACGGCCGCCGCGCCGCGGACTACCCGCTGCCCTACAACGGCCAGAGCAACTTCGCCAACTTCGGCAACATCCCGGCCGCGGCGGTCGACCGCATCGAGATCCTCGCCGGCGGCGCCTCGGCCATCTACGGCTCCGACGCGGTCGCCGGCGTAGTCAACATCATCCTCAAGACCAACTACGAGGGCGACCTGGTCAAGCTGCGCGGCAGCACCCTGACCCGCGGCGGCGGCGACACGGGCGACTTCCAGTGGATCGGCGGCAAGACCGGCGACCGCTGGAGCCTGACCTACGCCTTCGAGTACACCGCTGGCGAGCCGCTGTACGGCTACCAGCGCGACTTCATGGATTCGACGCTGGACAATCCGTTGCCGCCGGACTTCGTCGGCATCCAGCCGACCGGCACCATGCGCGTGCGCCGCCGTACCGGCTCGACCACCAACTCCTACTTCGCGCCGCCGGCCGGCGCCTGCGAACAGCTGGGCGACGAGTGGGTGCGCTGGAACTACCGCAGCGCCAGCGCCGCCGGCGCCATCACCAACCTCGGCCAGGCCTGCGGCACCTTCAAGGATCCGGCCTACCAGACCATCCGCAACGAGAACAACGACCTGTCCGGCTACGCCTACGGCACCTTCGATTTCGACGGCGGCATGCAGGGCTGGGCCAGCCTGCAGGCCTGGTCGTCCGAGTCCAAGTACACCTCGGGCACCCAGTTCTGGTCCGGCCGCACCAGCGGTGCGCTGTGGTTCGATCCCGGCTTCAACGCGCTGGTCGACGCGCAGCGCGTGTTCGCCCCGCAGGAAGCCGGCGGCGTCGACCACCTGATGGCGCGCAACAAGGAGAAGTCCTACGACTTCGCCGCCGGCCTGCGCGGCAAGTGGGGCGAGCGCTTCGACTGGGATCTGACCCTGTCGCGCGCCGAGTACAAGGTCAAGGTCGACCGGCCGCGCCTGGTGGCGTCGGCGGTCAACGATTACTTTCTCGGCCAGCAGCTGGGCACCCGCGTGGTCGGCGGCGTCTCCTATCCGGTGTATCGCCTGAACCAGCAGCGCTACTACAGCGCACTGACCCCGGACGAGTTCGCGGCGCTGAGCACCACGGTCAAGACCGACGCCAACTCGCACGTCAACCAGGGCAGCTTCGTCCTCTCCGGCGACCTGTTCGAGCTGCCGGCCGGCGCGCTGGGCTTCGCCGGCATCGTCGAAGCCTCGCAGCAGGAGTACAAGCTCAACGCCGACCCGCGCATCCTGCCCGACTACACCGGCGCCGACCGTCCGTACAACCTCACCGGCACCGGCGGCGGCGGCAAGCGCGACCGCTATGCGCTGGGCGTGGAGCTGTCGATTCCGATCCTCAGTTCGCTGAAGGCGCACCTGGCCGGACGCCTGGACAAGTACGACGACGTCACCGCGGTGGACGACGCCAAGACCTGGAATGCCGGCCTGGAATGGCGTCCGTTGGACAACCTGCTGTTCCGAGGCTCCTACTCCACCAGCTTCCGCGCGCCGGACCTGCATTACGTGTTCGCCGATCGCAGCGGCACATTCTCCAGCATCTTCGACACCCGTCGCTGCCTGGAAAGCGGCCGCGCCGCGGCGCAGTGCCCGGCCTCGGACACCACGGTGAACTACACCGCCTATGGCGTGCGCCAGGGCACCACCGCCCTGTCCGAGGAAACCGGCACTTCGTGGACCGCCGGCTTCGTGTGGGACGTGATCGACGGCCTGTCGGTCACCGCCGACTACTACGACATTCGCCTGAAGAACGTGGTGGCCGACATCACCTCCACCTACATCCTCGACGGCGAAGCCGGCTGCGTGACCGGACTGACCCGCAACCGCAACCCGTTCACCCTGGGTGCGCCGGGCTCGGCGTTCTGCAACGACATGCTGTCGCGGGTCAGCCGCCTCAGCGCGCCGGGCACGCCGAACGACGGCCAGATCACCGAGATCCGTCGCGGTCCGATCAACCGCGCCTTCCTCGGCACCAAGGGCATCGATGCATCGCTGGACTACCGCCTCGACACCGACCGGTTGGGCGACTTCCGCTTCCAGGTGGGCTACTCGCACACCCTCGAGCAGAAGTCGGCCGAGTTCAAGGGCGACCCGGTGCTCGACTACCGCGACGACCTGGGCAACTTCGACTTCCGCAGCCGCATCCGCACCACCGCGACCTGGCAGAAGAACGACTGGCAGGCAGCGGTGTTCATGATCCGCTACGGCAGCCTACCGAACTGGCAGGAGAGCGGCCGCATCGCGCCGTACTTCATCTGGAACGCGAACGTGGGCAAGAAGCTGACCGACAAGCTGACGGTCAACTTCTACGTCAACAACGTGTTCGACAAGACCCACCCGAAGGACAGCGGCTACAACACGTATCCGTACTTCTGGCGCGCCTACAGCCCGTATGGCCGCGAAGTGGCGGCGGAGTTCCAGTACCGCTTCCGCTGA